The DNA region CCTGGTACGTGCAGCCGGACGCGCCGGGGGCTCCGCCGGCGGCTCAGGCCCCTGCTCCGGCGCCCGGTCCGGCCCCTGCTCCCGCCCCCGCCGCTCCCGTACCCACGCCCGCCCCGGCTCCGGCTCCGGCGGCTCCCGCGCCCGTCGCGCAGCCGCAGGTCCAGCCCCAGCCGACCGCACCGGCCCCCCAGGCCGCGGCCCAGCACGTCCCGTTCGCCGCGCCGCACGCCGCCCCGGCCGTCCCCGCCCCGGCCCCGGCCCCCGCGCCCGCGCCCGCGCCCGCGCCGCACGCGCCGCACGCGCCGCACGCGGAGCAGCCGCCGACCGCCGCCCAGCCCTGGCCGCCGGCCGCTCCGGCGCCCGGTCCGGCTCCGGCCCCGGTGCAGCAGCCGGCTCCGTACCCGGACCCCCAGCAGGCCCCGGCCCAGCCCTGGCAGCAGCAGGCCCCGCAGCCGCAGCCCTACCCGCAGCAGCCCCAGCAGCCGCTGGACCCGCAGGCCGCCGCCTGGGCCGCCGCCCAGCAGGCCCCGGCCCCGCAGCCCGGCCCCGCCGATCCGCGCGCCGCCGGCTGGCCGCAGCCGAACGCCTACCAGCAGCCCGCGCAGCCCGGTCCCGCCCAGCCCTGGCAGCAGCAGCCCGACGCCCCGCAGGCCCCTGCCGCGATCCAGCAGTCCGGCCCCCCGCAGCAGACCGCGCACGGCGCGCCGCTCGGCTACACGGCCGCCGTCGAGCTCTCCTCGGACCGCCTGCTGCGCAGCCAGCCGAAGCAGCAGCGCCAGCAGCCGCGGTTCCAGTTCGGCGGCAAGGCCGCCGCCGCCGAGAAGTCCCGCAAGCTGGAGATCATCCGCACCCCGGTGCTCAGCGGCTACCGGATCGCCGTGATCAGCCTCAAGGGCGGCGTCGGCAAGACCACGACCACCACCGCGCTCGGCGCGACGCTGGCCAGCGAGCGCCAGGACAAGGTGATCGCGATCGACGCCAACCCGGACGCCGGGACGCTCGGACGCCGGGTCAAGCGGCAGACCGGCGCGACCATCCGCGACCTGGTGACGGCCATCCCGCACCTGCGCAGCTACATGGACATCCGCCAGTTCACCTCGCAGGACCTGCACTCGGGCCTGGAGATCCTGGCGAACGACGTCGACCCGGCCGTCTCGACGACCTTCAACGACTCGGACTACCGGCAGGTC from Kitasatospora sp. NBC_00458 includes:
- a CDS encoding MinD/ParA family ATP-binding protein, with protein sequence MSSDRDGVYVGDNAAEDDDDWSDAPDYTPPSWYVQPDAPGAPPAAQAPAPAPGPAPAPAPAAPVPTPAPAPAPAAPAPVAQPQVQPQPTAPAPQAAAQHVPFAAPHAAPAVPAPAPAPAPAPAPAPHAPHAPHAEQPPTAAQPWPPAAPAPGPAPAPVQQPAPYPDPQQAPAQPWQQQAPQPQPYPQQPQQPLDPQAAAWAAAQQAPAPQPGPADPRAAGWPQPNAYQQPAQPGPAQPWQQQPDAPQAPAAIQQSGPPQQTAHGAPLGYTAAVELSSDRLLRSQPKQQRQQPRFQFGGKAAAAEKSRKLEIIRTPVLSGYRIAVISLKGGVGKTTTTTALGATLASERQDKVIAIDANPDAGTLGRRVKRQTGATIRDLVTAIPHLRSYMDIRQFTSQDLHSGLEILANDVDPAVSTTFNDSDYRQVIEVLGRQYPIILTDSGTGLLYSAMRGVLDLADQLIIVSTPSVDGASSASTTLDWLSAHGYADLVQRSITVVSGVRETSKMIKVEDIVAHFRTRCRGVVVVPFDESLAAGAEVNLDMMRPKVREAYFDLAALVAEDIVRAQQAAAQQSSWQQPGAQQYTAAPQPYAPQQQPHPDPHQQPYPQQPGQPGQPWQQPGPQPAPGAPWSQQPGQAPPPPPPGYGYPPQGAPQPGPEWQQPPQQPAPPAGGYGYPQPQPQPHGGDQQPPAGYGYPPPPPQQQ